The Rhodopirellula islandica genome segment TACATTCCGACGCTGAAATTCGCTGCCAAACGCCGCTTGCGAGTCATTTTGGGTATACCAGATTCATTAGTCTGCAATTCCGAATTCAGATGCTATCAGAGATGTTCTCCCAGCGAGCTTTCGAGGAATTGAGTCATAACAAAGAACTCTTTATCGAGAGTCGCTTGAGGAACCCGTATCTCACAGCCATAGCGAAGGTCGATGCCAAGACGCTCAAACACTCCGTTTCTTGCCGTCGTTCCATAGTACACGGCAGGATTCCCAAACGAAAGCGTCGGCAAAACAGCATGCACTCTATTTGAAACCGTAAGCTCGGTTTGCTTATACAACGAAAGATACGACAGTGGATTGTAGGACAGAAAGCTATTTGGCTTCGCGAAATTGAGGTGCGAAAACTTATAGCCAATATCATGCACAGGACGTATGATCTTCACACCATCTATATCCGATGGGTACCTTCGCATCCATTCAAGATGCCGCATCCATTTCCAGTGACGCTCTTTCTCAATACGCTTCCGCGGTGCATGTATTGCCCCGTCTTCACCAGCCTCAATTGGAGGCTCAAAGGCTTCGTAGAAACTGACGGTGACGTAACGCTCTGACTCACAGATATCTGCAACTGGACATGTCTTGGAAACCAGGGATGCAGCGCAAACTCCGTTCAGAGATTTCCCGCAACAGTCCTTATACAGTTCGTAGGTCTGGGGATCCCGGGATGAAAAAGCCACCGGAGAGTACCTGGACAGAAAATCCAGGTTCTCCTTTTGTGCCTTTCCGTTTCCGTGGACACTCAGAAGACAGTACTTCTTTCCGCTTGCAATTATCTTTTTAATTAGCCCACCATATTCCTCAATAAAAGATACGGACATAATGGGACCGGACAAGACAAATAAATCGGCCTCCTGTATCAGGTTCAGTTTAAAAGCGTTGTCTTTAAAATTCCGCGGGCGAAAAGCTCGTTCGATCGGCCCCTCTAGCATAGCAATATCAGCGTCAGCAAATACGCTCTTGAGCATGTAGTACAAACTGAATTGATAGAAACCATCACCTATATTGTTCCACGTTGAGTTTTCAACGAGCACTCTCATTATTCTTTCCGGTTAAAGGCGTGGTTGCACGCAAAGCGTATGCTTGCCCTGGGCGACCGATGTTTTGAACTTGGCTCTGCGGCCTTGGCTGAGATCCGCAACCCAGAGGCTGCGTTTCCATCAACGTGATCCACATGAGACTCATGCGTGTTAACTTGCGTCCACATGCAATCGCCTAGGCTGAAGATGGGATACCCAACAGCAGAACCTCAGGCTCCGACAGCCGCCTGATGTAGTGGTTCGAAAATCCATTCTAGCGACCTGTTTCATTGCCATCGGCCAGACGACTTGAGTTTTTTACTCTGCCGCTACATGAACGCTGTGCCCATGCTGCTTGAGCAAGGCATGTCGCCGGGCGATGTCGAGGTCGCTTACGACCATTTCGGCACACATTTCTTCGACGGTGATCTCGCATTCCCAGCCGAGCTTTTCTTTCGCTTTGGCAGGATCGCCGAGCAGGGTCTCGACTTCGGCAGGACGGAAGTAGCGGGGGTCGACTTTGACAATGATGTCGCCCACGGAGATCGCGGGGGCTTTTTCTGAATCAGTGATCTTGGTGACGGTGGCGATCTCGTCGACACCCTCCCCACTGAATTCGACTTCCATCCCAGCTTGCTCCGCGGACATGCGGACGAATTCACGGACGGTGATCTGCTTGCCAGTCGCGATCACAAAGTCTTCGGCCACCTCTTGCTGCAACATCATCCACTGCATTCGAACGTAGTCCTTGGCGTGGCCCCAATCCCTGAGCGCGTCCATGTTGCCGAGGTACAGGCAGGGCTCGAGGCCCTGAGCAATGTTGGCCATCCCGCGAGTGATCTTGCGGGTCACAAACGTTTCGCCGCGACGGGGGCTCTCATGGTTGAACAAAATCCCGTTGCAGGCATACATCCCGTAGGACTCACGGTAGTTGACCGTGATCCAGTACGCGTACATCTTCGCGGCCGCGTAAGGTGAGCGAGGGTAAAACGGCGTGGTTTCCTTTTGCGGGATCTCCTGCACCAAACCGAACAACTCCGACGTGCTGGCTTGATAGAACCGGGTCTTCTCCTCCAGCCCCAGGAACCGGATCGCTTCCAGCAATCTCAAGGTGCCCAAGCCGTCGACGTCGGCGGTGTACTCGGGGGATTCGAACGAGACCGCGACGTGGGATTGGGCCCCCAAGTTGTACACCTCGTCGGGCTGGACCTCTTGCATGATCCGGGTCAGGTTGCTGGTGTCGGTCAGGTCGCCGTAGTGCAGCTTGAAGCGAGCGTCTTTGGCATGAGGCGACTGGTAAATGTGATCGACACGCTGTGTGTTGAAGGAGGACGCGCGGCGTTTGATCCCGTGGACTTCGTAGCCTTTTTCCAGCAACAGCTCCGCGAGGTAGGAACCGTCTTGGCCGGTCACGCCGGTGATGAGCGCTTTTTTCATAGTTGCGAGTTGCGAGTTGCGAGTTGCGAGTTGCGAGTTGCGAGTTGCGAGTTGCGAGTTGCGAGTTGCGAGTTGCGAGGGGCGAGGGGCGAGGGGCGAGGGGCGAGGGGCGAGGGGCGAGGGGCGAGGGGCGAGGGGCGAGGGGCGAGTTTCTCGCGACTAGCCGCTCGCTACTTTTTCTAACCGCTACTCTCTTTTGTGTCGTTGAATCAATGCCCCCAGTATTCGGCCGAGCTGCAGGGCTTCGTCTGCCCATTGTTGACCGTCGGGCTTTTCAATGTAACCGGCTTCGATTCCGATCAGGATCTGCGTTCGGAGTTCGCCAGCCGAACCTTTGGCGTAGGTCAAGAATCTCGCAATCTCTTTGTCGCTGTCTCGCTCATAGCCCTCGGCGATGTTGGACGGGACTGAAAGTCCACTCCGAGTGAGCTGGTCTCGAAAACCAAAGTCCCGCAAGTCTTTCGTTTGCTGATAGAGCGTCGCCGAAAGCCGAGCCGAGCGTCGCCAGACGTCAAGGTCTTCGTAGGACACGGGAGAGGCCTTTGTTTTTTAGATAGCGGCGAGCGGCGAATTGGATGTAGCCGGATTCGCCGAGAATTCGGAAGGGAGAGAGGCAATTTCTCGTTTCTCGTTTCTCGTTTCTCTTAACACGCCCCCTCCCGAAAGAGGGCGGTTTTGATGGTTCGCCAGAGGATGAAGATGTCTCCGGTGACGGACCAGTTGTGGAGGTAATACCGATCGAAGTGGATTCGCTGCTGGTACGAGGTGTCGTTGCGGCCGCTGACTTGCCACAGCCCCGTGATTCCGGGGCGGACCATTTGGTACATCTCGAACACCTCGGGGTGCTCCTGGATGTACTCCCGGTCGTAGTTGCCGCAGTCGATGATCGGCCGGGGGCCGACCAGACTCATCTCACCACGCAGCACATTCCAAAGCTGCGGCAACTCGTCCAGGCTGGATTTGCGAAGGAAATCACCGATCCATGTGATCCGTGGATCGTTTCGCAATTTGTGAGTCGCTTCCCACTCGGCTTTCATCTCCGGCCGTGTGTCGAGGTACTCCCGCAACTTCTCATCGGCGTTGCAAACCATGCTGCGAAACTTCATGGCTTGGAATGGTTTTCGATAACGCCCCACTCGCGATTGGCAGTAAAAAACGGGGCCAGGATCCATGACCTTGATCGCCACACCGATCGCGGCCATTACGGGCAACCAGAATGGCATCGAACCGATCACCAGAATCAAATCCATCGCTCGCTTGACGACTTGCGCTTTCGGGCAGGTCAGCGTCGTCCGGCAGTGCATTTCGATCTTGCCGTCGGCTTCGATCAAGCGGACTCGCTCGGTGGGATGCCGTTCGATCTCGGTTGGAATTGCGACATGCGGGATGCCATGGAACTGCTGGAACGCGTTGCGGGCAGCTCGATTGCGTTCTGCGATCACGACGCGGCACGCCTGCGCGTCTTGTAGGATTTCTTCGAGGGCGCCGATTGGCCCAATGTGGACGCGGTGGTCGCCGCCGGCCCGCTGGGCGATGGATTGACACCACTGCATCTCTCGCTGCATCGATTGCCGCGTGTCGGCAACACCGCTTTCGTGGCGATCGGAATCCCAGTGCGGCATCGGATCGAAGACGATTCCCACGGGGCGGACGCCTTCTGTTTTGGCACCCGAAACACGCTCGAACAATCGCGCTGCCCGCTCGCCATTGCCAACCACAATCACGGGCTGGGTCCACCACTGAAACTGACACAACCAGCGTCGCATCATTGGCCGGACGGCGCTGAGCAGGAAGCACAATGAAACACTCAGGACCGACCATCCCAGCCAAGGGAATTCCAACAGGCCGGTTGTGAACAACATCCCCAGCCCCAGGGCCACGCAGACTTCCACCGTGGTTTTGAGAATCCGCCGGAATTCGACCGAGTAGGTGATCCCGACCCCGGGATACAGACCGTGCATGTGGTGCAGCATCACGGAGAGCGTCACCACGGCGACGGCAAACCAAGTCCCGGCCAGGGAACCGGTCCCGATCCCGGCCAGAATCGACAAACCAGCGGCGGCGGCGGCGGCGATCATGTCCGCCACCAGCAAGGGCAGCGTCGTCCGAACGTCGTACCAGGCTTGCAGCCGGCCCATCTGAATCGCAACCGGGGTGCTGATCCGTTGGGACTGGCCAGCCGGGCGGGGGCGAGCATGCTCCGCATGCCGCATGACCACGCGGCTCGGCGGCACATCCGCGTGAACCACACCGGAATCGGTCGAATCGTCTAACGCGATGGCGCTCATACTGTTCTCATCCTTGGATGAAGTGGAAGCGTGCTGACGGAAGAAGTTGGGGAGAAGAAGGCAAAGTTGCGAGTGGCGAGTTGCGAGCGGCGAGTAGCCGGATTCGCCAAGAATTCGGTAGGGCTAGTCGCTCGTGGTCTGTCAAAGTTGAAAGTGAGGGTTGATCGTAGTGGACGAGGCGACGAGTCCTTGGTTTTGACGCCAGTTCAGGACTCGTTGCCTCGTCCACTACCCTAAAAACAAGTCGTGACAGACCACTCGTTGGCGGTTGCGTGTAGCTGGATTCACGCAGAATTCGGAACGGGCTTGGTAGCCGGACTCGCGCAGAATTCGGATCGGCTTTGGTGGGACGCTGGGCCGAATGCTGGTGATGCGGGATTGCATCGGGGTGGGCTTTGGAATCACAGGCTGGAAGCCTATGCCGCAGGGGCCGAATTCTGGCGAATCCGGCTACGGGTGGGGAATCACTGTCAAAGCTAAAAGTGAGGGTTGGTCGTAGTGGACGAGGCCACGAGTCCTTGGATTCGACGCCAGTTCAGGACTCGTGGCCTCGTCCACTACCCTAAAAACAAGTCCTGACAGACCACTACGTGGTGGGGTGGCCGTTGGAGGATCCGTTGACGGTGGAACCGTTGGCGACGTGGCCGTTGCTGGAGGCGGCTTCGGGGATGGGAAGCGAACGGGTTGACGCGGCCGCAGTTCGTTTGCTGGATGAACGTTTGCGACGCGGGGCAGAGCCGGCATCATCATCGTCATTCGCTTCGTAGTACCGACGGTAATTGGCCACGTAGCCGTATTGTTTCTTGCCGTAGTAATCGTACGAACTGTACGCGTAATGGTTGCTAC includes the following:
- a CDS encoding four helix bundle protein, producing the protein MSYEDLDVWRRSARLSATLYQQTKDLRDFGFRDQLTRSGLSVPSNIAEGYERDSDKEIARFLTYAKGSAGELRTQILIGIEAGYIEKPDGQQWADEALQLGRILGALIQRHKRE
- a CDS encoding polysaccharide pyruvyl transferase family protein, which encodes MLVENSTWNNIGDGFYQFSLYYMLKSVFADADIAMLEGPIERAFRPRNFKDNAFKLNLIQEADLFVLSGPIMSVSFIEEYGGLIKKIIASGKKYCLLSVHGNGKAQKENLDFLSRYSPVAFSSRDPQTYELYKDCCGKSLNGVCAASLVSKTCPVADICESERYVTVSFYEAFEPPIEAGEDGAIHAPRKRIEKERHWKWMRHLEWMRRYPSDIDGVKIIRPVHDIGYKFSHLNFAKPNSFLSYNPLSYLSLYKQTELTVSNRVHAVLPTLSFGNPAVYYGTTARNGVFERLGIDLRYGCEIRVPQATLDKEFFVMTQFLESSLGEHL
- a CDS encoding sugar transferase produces the protein MSAIALDDSTDSGVVHADVPPSRVVMRHAEHARPRPAGQSQRISTPVAIQMGRLQAWYDVRTTLPLLVADMIAAAAAAGLSILAGIGTGSLAGTWFAVAVVTLSVMLHHMHGLYPGVGITYSVEFRRILKTTVEVCVALGLGMLFTTGLLEFPWLGWSVLSVSLCFLLSAVRPMMRRWLCQFQWWTQPVIVVGNGERAARLFERVSGAKTEGVRPVGIVFDPMPHWDSDRHESGVADTRQSMQREMQWCQSIAQRAGGDHRVHIGPIGALEEILQDAQACRVVIAERNRAARNAFQQFHGIPHVAIPTEIERHPTERVRLIEADGKIEMHCRTTLTCPKAQVVKRAMDLILVIGSMPFWLPVMAAIGVAIKVMDPGPVFYCQSRVGRYRKPFQAMKFRSMVCNADEKLREYLDTRPEMKAEWEATHKLRNDPRITWIGDFLRKSSLDELPQLWNVLRGEMSLVGPRPIIDCGNYDREYIQEHPEVFEMYQMVRPGITGLWQVSGRNDTSYQQRIHFDRYYLHNWSVTGDIFILWRTIKTALFREGAC
- the gmd gene encoding GDP-mannose 4,6-dehydratase — translated: MKKALITGVTGQDGSYLAELLLEKGYEVHGIKRRASSFNTQRVDHIYQSPHAKDARFKLHYGDLTDTSNLTRIMQEVQPDEVYNLGAQSHVAVSFESPEYTADVDGLGTLRLLEAIRFLGLEEKTRFYQASTSELFGLVQEIPQKETTPFYPRSPYAAAKMYAYWITVNYRESYGMYACNGILFNHESPRRGETFVTRKITRGMANIAQGLEPCLYLGNMDALRDWGHAKDYVRMQWMMLQQEVAEDFVIATGKQITVREFVRMSAEQAGMEVEFSGEGVDEIATVTKITDSEKAPAISVGDIIVKVDPRYFRPAEVETLLGDPAKAKEKLGWECEITVEEMCAEMVVSDLDIARRHALLKQHGHSVHVAAE